One region of Carya illinoinensis cultivar Pawnee chromosome 8, C.illinoinensisPawnee_v1, whole genome shotgun sequence genomic DNA includes:
- the LOC122318648 gene encoding uncharacterized protein LOC122318648 yields the protein MDKPWMHIDDRLHSREYEEGVRQFLAMAVAHTTTTDQIRYPYRRCRNRAFYSIRTVEDHLFLRGFDPTYQTWIFHGEDDPFLSTPLSDEEQDNTRDFSEYPDDLDEMLDDIRHGSYMGSDWQRDRDVNVDDQPSTSNSQSNFTFKELVADARRPLYPSCKQFSKLSFIVKLLHIKSIGSWTVKSFDMVIKLLQEAFPEALFPDSYVDARRLERGLGFSYEKIHVCPNDCALFWKENATYNECPKCQASRWEESTSPARRIPKKVLRYFPLKPRLQRLYMSKKTSQAMRWHVEGRVDDPTCMRHPSDSRVWKDFDIKHHMFSQDPQNVRLGLASDGFNPFNNMSRPYSIWPVLLVPYNLPPWSCMKDPYTMLSLLIPGLKSPGNDIDVFLRPLIDELKELWEEGVRTYDAYSGQNFTLHAVLLWTINDFPAYANLSEWSTKGKMGTHGDAKKNAFNGFEEHRLQPSRVDGNELLEQLSLISHVEFGKSTSKRKRTPNQLNWTKKSIFFELPYWLSLGLRHNLDNMHIEKNICDNVLGTLLNIEAKTKDSANARRDLANLGIRKELHLQHMGDRVTMGPGCYMLNGNERNDFCAWLSKVKFPDGFASNIGRCVNANDGKISGMKSHDCHVFLQALLPVVIGGFLRADVRQALIELSGFFKELCSRTLNISVLDRLKANIPIILCKLEMIFPPAFFDIMLHLSIHLPEEALLAGPVQYRWMYPFERYLGKFKRYVRNRARPEGSIAEAYVHLECLTFCSMYLHDIETKFNRDERNSDVLIGEVETGNAESLSIFSQKVRPLGTPHSHILPDSLLSKARWYVLNNCPEVDQYIE from the exons ATGGATAAGCCTTGGATGCATATTGATGATAGATTGCATTCCCGTGAGTATGAAGAAGGTGTTAGACAATTCCTCGCTATGGCTGTAGCACACACTACAACCACTGATCAGATTAGGTATCCATATAGAAGATGTCGGAATAGAGCTTTCTACTCCATTCGTACTGTCGAAGATCATTTGTTCCTTAGAGGGTTTGATCCAACTTATCAAACCTGGAtattccatggagaagatgatccttTCCTTTCCACTCCTTTGTCTGATGAAGAACAAGATAACACCAGAGATTTCAGTGAATACCCAGATGATCTGGacgagatgttagatgacattcgTCATGGCTCGTATATGGGAAGTGACTGGCAACGGGACAGAGATGTAAACGTGGATGATCAACCATCCACCTCTAATTCTCAATCAAACTTTACTTTCAAGGAGTTGGTCGCTGATGCACGACGTCCACTTTATCCTTCATGTAAGCAGTTCTCGAAGTTGTCATTCATCGTCAAGCTGCTTCACATCAAGAGCATTGGTAGTTGGACCGTGAAGAGCTTTGATATGGTCATAAAGCTTTTGCAAGAGGCATTTCCGGAAGCTCTATTCCCTGATTCATATGTCGATGCCCGTCGCTTGGAGCGTGGCTTGGGGTTTAGTTACGAAAAGATACATGTGTGCCCGAATGATTGTGCtttgttttggaaggaaaatgccacCTACAATGAATGCCCTAAGTGTCAAGCTTCTAGGTGGGAGGAAAGCACAAGTCCCGCTCGAAGGATACCGAAAAAAGTCCTCCGATATTTTCCGCTGAAGCCTCGGTTGCAGAGGCTATATATGTCAAAGAAGACATCCCAGGCCATGAGATGGCATGTAGAAGGACGTGTTGACGATCCAACATGCATGCGACATCCATCGGATTCTAGGGTTTGGAAGGACTTTGATATAAAACATCATATGTTTTCCCAAGATCCTCAGAATGTTAGACTTGGTTTGGCCAGTGATGGGTTTAATCCTTTCAATAACATGAGTAGACCATACAGCATTTGGCCTGTACTACTTGTACCTTACAACTTGCCCCcatggtcatgcatgaaagatccatacacCATGTTGTCATTGCTAATCCCTGGGCTTAAGTCACCAGGTAATGATATTGATGTGTTCTTGCGTCCTCTCATCGATGAGTTGAAGGAGTTATGGGAAGAGGGTGTTCGTACCTATGATGCATACAGTGGGCAAAACTTTACACTGCATGCAGTTCTACTTTGGACTATCAATGATTTCCCTGCATACGCCAATCTTTCCGAATGGAGCACAAAAGGCAAGATG GGCACACATGGAGAtgcaaaaaaaaatgcatttaatGGGTTTGAAGAGCACAGACTCCAACCATCAAGAGTCGATGGAAACGAATTGCTTGAACAACTAAGTCTGATATCACATGTTGAGTTTGGTAAATCTACTTCAAAGAGGAAACGAACGCCCAATCAGCtaaattggaccaaaaaatccatattttttgaacttcccTATTGGTTATCCTTGGGTTTGAGACATAACCTGGATaatatgcatattgagaaaaacataTGCGATAACGTCTTGGGAACATTATTGAATATTGAAGCAAAAACTAAGGACTCTGCCAATGCGCGTAGGGATTTGGCAAACCTTGGAATAAGGAAAGAGTTGCACTTACAACATATGGGCGATCGTGTAACTATGGGCCCTGGTTGCTACATGTTAAATGGAAATGAGCGAAATGATTTTTGTGCATGGTTGTCAAAAGTTAAATTCCCTGATGGGTTTGCCTCGAATATAGGCCGTTGTGTAAATGCCAATGACGGAAAGATCAGTGGAATGAAGAGCCATGACTGTCATGTCTTTTTGCAAGCACTGCTACCGGTTGTGATTGGTGGGTTCTTACGAGCCGATGTGCGACAAGCATTGATAGAGTTGAGTGGCTTCTTCAAAGAGTTATGTTCCCGGACTTTGAACATATCTGTATTGGATCGTCTTAAAGCTAATATCCCTATCATTCTAtgcaaactagaaatgatattccctccaGCTTTTTTTGATATAATGCTGCACCTTTCTATTCACTTGCCAGAGGAGGCTCTACTAGCAGGACCCGTGCAAtacagatggatgtatccttttgagAGGTATCTAGGGAAATTCAAGCGTTACGTCCGCAACAGAGCACGTCCTGAAGGCTCAATTGCTGAGGCATATGTGCATCTCGAGTGCCTAACATTTTGCTCAATGTACCTCCATGATATAGAAACGAAATTTAATCGGGACGAACGCAATAGTGATGTACTTATTGGAGAAGTTGAGACGGGAAATGCGGAAAGCTTATCtattttctcacaaaaggtTAGACCATTGGGGACACCGCACTCGCACATATTACCCGACTCACTTTTGAGCAAGGCCCGATGGTATGTACTTAATAATTGCCCAGAGGTTGATCAATACATTGAGTAA